In Sulfitobacter sp. W027, a single window of DNA contains:
- a CDS encoding PAS domain-containing protein: MNNDTVSVSRPALNEDVLGKVVRYARLPLCITDPTQPDNPIVYVNEAFTDLTGYRMEEIVGQNCRFLQGPDTTPESVETVRQILLDRRVDTVEIVNYRKDGSRFVNALQLGPINDEDGKLIYFFGSQLDVSERRRVEREHRQLADDELLHRLRNIVNVMTAMVRITAREEPKPGAFADKVIDRLSALGAAHFDTIGRSDQQEVDFETLMGPIMRAYTSATEEQITLSGDNPLISHRLVSPLTLALHELATNAVKHGSLSTESGQVSLDIAILQAPARLRFVWQEIGGPKVTKSDRDSGSRIIQSLTRAVGGTLHYDWQPKGLIATAEFPMTATADG; this comes from the coding sequence ATGAACAATGATACGGTCTCCGTCAGTCGGCCGGCTCTGAACGAAGACGTTCTTGGCAAGGTCGTGCGCTATGCCCGCTTACCATTGTGCATCACCGACCCGACGCAGCCGGACAATCCGATTGTCTATGTCAACGAGGCTTTCACCGACCTTACCGGCTACCGCATGGAAGAGATCGTCGGTCAGAATTGCCGGTTTCTGCAAGGCCCGGACACGACACCCGAAAGCGTGGAGACGGTGCGCCAGATTCTCTTGGACCGCCGGGTTGATACGGTGGAAATCGTGAACTACCGCAAAGACGGCAGCCGCTTTGTGAACGCGCTGCAGCTTGGCCCGATCAATGATGAAGACGGCAAGCTGATCTATTTCTTCGGCTCCCAGCTTGATGTCTCTGAGCGTCGCCGGGTGGAGCGCGAACACCGCCAACTGGCAGACGATGAACTGCTGCACCGGCTGCGTAATATCGTTAATGTTATGACTGCCATGGTCCGCATTACCGCCCGAGAGGAGCCCAAGCCCGGAGCCTTTGCCGATAAAGTAATTGATCGGCTGTCAGCCTTGGGTGCTGCGCATTTCGACACGATTGGCCGCAGTGACCAGCAAGAGGTGGATTTCGAGACGTTGATGGGGCCGATCATGCGGGCATATACCTCAGCAACCGAAGAGCAGATCACCCTCTCTGGAGACAACCCGCTGATATCGCATCGGCTTGTCTCACCCCTGACGCTGGCCCTGCATGAATTGGCGACAAATGCGGTGAAACATGGATCGCTCAGCACGGAGAGCGGGCAGGTATCACTGGACATCGCGATCCTTCAAGCGCCTGCACGTCTGCGTTTCGTTTGGCAGGAAATCGGGGGGCCGAAGGTGACCAAGTCTGATCGCGACAGCGGGTCGCGGATCATCCAATCGCTGACCCGCGCGGTCGGTGGCACTTTGCATTATGACTGGCAGCCCAAAGGATTGATCGCCACGGCGGAATTTCCGATGACGGCCACGGCGGACGGCTGA
- the cobJ gene encoding precorrin-3B C(17)-methyltransferase, translating into MSGTLYIAGLGPGDAALVTPEVTEALAQATDVIGYIPYVARVAPREGLTLHPTDNRVELDRAEHALQLAQAGARVVVVSSGDPGVFAMASAVFEAVERDPAYESVDIRVLPGITAMLAAAARLGAPLGHDFCAINLSDNLKPWTMVEHRLRMAARADFAMAFYNPRSKSRPHQFAEALEILRAECGPDRLITFARAVTTPEEAFNTVTLGEATPEMADMRTVVIVGNSGTRRVGRYVYTPRSAV; encoded by the coding sequence ATGAGCGGCACTCTTTATATCGCGGGCCTTGGCCCCGGTGACGCGGCACTGGTCACGCCTGAGGTAACCGAGGCGCTGGCGCAGGCCACCGATGTCATCGGCTATATCCCTTATGTTGCCCGCGTCGCCCCGCGCGAAGGACTGACGCTGCATCCCACGGACAACCGCGTGGAGTTGGACCGGGCGGAACACGCGCTGCAATTGGCTCAGGCCGGCGCGCGGGTGGTGGTGGTGTCTTCGGGTGATCCGGGCGTCTTTGCCATGGCCTCGGCGGTGTTCGAGGCGGTGGAGCGTGACCCGGCGTATGAGAGCGTCGACATCCGCGTGCTGCCCGGTATCACAGCGATGCTGGCGGCAGCAGCGCGGCTTGGTGCGCCTTTGGGTCATGATTTCTGTGCGATCAACCTCAGCGATAATCTCAAGCCCTGGACGATGGTCGAGCACCGTCTGCGCATGGCCGCGCGGGCGGATTTCGCCATGGCCTTCTACAACCCGCGCAGCAAGTCGCGCCCGCATCAATTCGCCGAAGCGCTGGAGATTCTGCGCGCCGAATGCGGGCCGGATCGGCTGATCACCTTCGCCCGCGCCGTGACCACACCCGAAGAGGCGTTCAATACCGTCACGCTGGGCGAGGCCACGCCCGAGATGGCCGATATGCGCACCGTGGTGATCGTCGGCAATTCCGGAACGCGCCGGGTCGGACGCTATGTCTATACGCCGCGCAGCGCGGTATGA
- a CDS encoding DUF1636 domain-containing protein, with the protein MSTTLHVCMTCRAGEVLEEDAPRPGAQLHAALDAAGAPEGVIIVPVQCLSACSQGAAVALSAPGKWSYVYGRLTKEDAADILAGAAAYAATQDGLVPWRERPVIFRKQSLARIPPLTLPQEPSS; encoded by the coding sequence ATGAGCACGACCCTACATGTCTGCATGACCTGCCGCGCAGGCGAGGTGCTGGAAGAAGACGCACCGCGCCCCGGCGCGCAGCTTCATGCCGCCCTCGACGCCGCAGGCGCGCCCGAGGGCGTAATAATCGTGCCGGTGCAATGTCTTTCGGCCTGCTCGCAGGGCGCCGCCGTGGCGCTTTCTGCGCCGGGCAAATGGTCCTATGTCTATGGCCGCTTGACCAAGGAAGACGCCGCCGACATCCTCGCCGGAGCCGCCGCCTATGCCGCCACCCAAGACGGGCTGGTGCCATGGCGCGAACGTCCGGTCATCTTTCGCAAGCAAAGCCTTGCGCGTATCCCCCCTCTGACCCTGCCGCAGGAGCCTTCCTCATGA
- a CDS encoding CbtB-domain containing protein translates to MTTMIKTAGATRSKLVPALFAAVLGVALMALTGHVQAAALHDAAHDVRHATGFPCH, encoded by the coding sequence ATGACGACAATGATTAAGACCGCCGGTGCCACGCGCAGCAAACTCGTACCGGCGCTGTTTGCCGCCGTATTGGGTGTGGCTTTGATGGCGCTGACCGGCCATGTGCAGGCCGCAGCACTGCATGATGCCGCCCATGACGTGCGCCACGCGACAGGCTTTCCCTGCCACTAA
- a CDS encoding precorrin-2 C(20)-methyltransferase produces MGKVICAGLGPGDPELMSVKSDRAIRGARHLAYFRKKGRAGQARRIVEGMLRDDIVEYAMEYPVTTELRFDSPEYRAQMVAFYEEWADRLETLAQDHEVVVLCEGDPFFYGSFMHLHTRLQGRAEVEVLPAIPGMVGCWNALDTPFTWGDDVMTVLMGTLPEAELTEHMKRADALVVMKTGRNLPTVRRALAAAGKLEDAWLVERGTMPDQRVAKLSEVADDDCPYFAIVLVHGQGRRPEADT; encoded by the coding sequence ATGGGCAAGGTTATCTGCGCGGGCCTCGGCCCCGGCGACCCGGAACTGATGAGCGTGAAATCTGACCGTGCCATTCGCGGCGCGCGGCATCTGGCGTATTTCCGCAAGAAGGGCCGTGCGGGGCAGGCGCGCCGGATCGTCGAGGGGATGCTTCGCGACGATATCGTGGAATATGCGATGGAATATCCCGTCACTACAGAATTGCGGTTTGATTCGCCTGAGTATCGCGCCCAGATGGTCGCTTTTTACGAGGAATGGGCCGACCGTTTGGAAACGCTGGCGCAAGATCACGAAGTGGTCGTGCTGTGTGAGGGCGATCCCTTCTTCTACGGCTCCTTCATGCATCTGCACACGCGGCTTCAGGGCCGCGCCGAGGTTGAGGTGCTGCCCGCGATCCCCGGCATGGTGGGCTGCTGGAACGCCCTGGATACCCCCTTCACTTGGGGCGATGACGTGATGACCGTGCTGATGGGCACTTTGCCTGAGGCCGAATTGACTGAGCATATGAAACGCGCCGATGCGCTGGTGGTGATGAAGACGGGCCGCAACCTGCCAACCGTGCGCCGGGCGCTGGCGGCGGCGGGCAAACTGGAAGATGCATGGCTGGTGGAGCGTGGCACCATGCCCGATCAGCGGGTGGCGAAACTCTCCGAGGTGGCCGATGACGATTGCCCCTATTTCGCGATCGTCTTGGTCCACGGTCAGGGCCGCAGACCGGAGGCAGACACATGA
- the cobN gene encoding cobaltochelatase subunit CobN → MHVVFRESHGLEDTDTPYDPGQTPADLVVLSFSDSDLGAFAAGWHRGGGKEGKLPSLRLCNLVALRHPASVDNYIEQTLTGAKGILIRLIGGENYWPYGIMQVQDFARRNDIALAVLPADGREDPGLDAHSTLPVSTLRRLAHLCDAGGPVAAQAALAQMALAAGFYAGPVMGTKTVPDCGYYDPDQGVVPFADAAGDTVAVTFYRSYLLAADTAPVDALIRALRAAGLNAIGLFVPSLKSDPARRFLDDALAVMNPVSIVNATAFSGRGDDGTSPLDAPGCPVFQVALSTARRRDWDASERGLSPADLAMHVVLPEVDGRIFTGVVSFKSPEKRDPDLQYSRFAHRAEDARIAAVVARVLGWQRLAQTPAATRKLALVLSTYPGRDDQLAHAVGLDALASVEDMLMRLAGEGYSVTPQIGFGFSLTEQRISWPLADYHAALASLPQVLRDDLAQAWGQAEDDPLAQDGAFHFAAQVCGNALVALQPERGDLADREDSYHDLARTPRHSYVAFYLWLRAQGHHALVHIGAHGTLEWLPGKAVALSDHCWPEALTGDLPVIYPFIVNDPGEAAQAKRRIGAVTLGHLPPPLKDSETPEGLLRLERLLDEYSTADGLDPARRDRLVDTIRAEAQAAGVEDDLGLDAASSAAEALTRIDRFVCDIKESQYGDGLHVFGAGEGEWDGLLTALSGRRVTAGPSGSPYRGRSDVLPTGRNLYAVDPRGVPSRAAHAQGVKLAEELLRRHLQDNGDWPRGLVIDLWGSATMRTAGEEVAMAMHLAGLAPKWDDGSERVSGFEVLPLTLLDRPRIDVTLRISGLFRDVFPGLGQIFEAGAAALAEREDAPDMNPYLTRTPRVFGPKPGLYGVNMEVALQDYSDAGRAAAGEAWLSGSEWAINAQGEAHQDRAALEAQLQRADGFAHVQDLAESDILLASDYASHEGGFAAAMAHLGAQKPAMYHLDHTRAGSPRARSMPEEIARVVRARAANPGWASGMMRHGFRGAAEVAATLDNLAAFAHLTREVPAHLFDLYFDATLNRDDLVAFMEAENPAALQAMRDRFAALREAGLWVTRRNSISAALDGVE, encoded by the coding sequence ATGCATGTCGTCTTTCGCGAAAGCCACGGGTTGGAGGATACCGACACCCCCTATGATCCGGGTCAAACGCCCGCTGATCTGGTGGTGCTGTCGTTTTCCGACAGTGACCTCGGCGCTTTCGCGGCAGGCTGGCATCGCGGCGGCGGCAAGGAGGGGAAGCTGCCCTCCTTGCGGCTGTGCAACCTCGTCGCGCTGCGGCATCCTGCGTCGGTCGACAACTACATCGAACAGACGTTGACCGGGGCCAAGGGCATCCTGATCCGCCTCATCGGGGGCGAGAATTACTGGCCCTACGGCATCATGCAGGTTCAAGACTTTGCCCGCCGGAATGACATCGCACTGGCCGTGCTGCCCGCCGATGGGCGCGAAGATCCGGGGCTGGACGCGCATTCAACGCTGCCTGTCTCTACACTGCGCCGGCTTGCGCATCTATGTGACGCGGGCGGGCCGGTGGCGGCGCAGGCCGCACTGGCGCAAATGGCGCTGGCGGCGGGGTTCTATGCCGGGCCGGTGATGGGCACGAAAACGGTGCCCGATTGTGGTTATTACGACCCCGATCAAGGCGTCGTGCCTTTCGCCGATGCGGCAGGCGATACCGTCGCTGTCACCTTTTACCGCAGCTACCTGCTGGCCGCCGATACCGCGCCCGTCGACGCGCTGATCCGCGCGCTGCGTGCGGCAGGGCTGAACGCCATCGGGCTTTTCGTACCCTCCCTCAAATCCGATCCCGCGCGGCGCTTTCTGGACGATGCGCTCGCGGTGATGAACCCCGTTTCCATTGTCAACGCCACCGCCTTCTCGGGGCGCGGGGATGACGGCACCTCCCCGCTCGACGCGCCGGGCTGCCCGGTATTTCAGGTGGCCCTCTCCACCGCGCGGCGGCGTGATTGGGACGCGAGCGAGCGCGGCCTTTCGCCCGCCGATCTGGCCATGCATGTGGTGCTGCCCGAGGTGGATGGCCGCATTTTCACCGGCGTCGTCAGTTTCAAAAGCCCCGAAAAACGCGATCCCGATCTGCAATATTCCCGCTTTGCCCACCGCGCCGAGGATGCCCGCATCGCCGCCGTCGTGGCGCGTGTGCTGGGTTGGCAGCGGCTGGCCCAAACCCCTGCGGCCACGCGCAAGCTGGCGCTGGTGCTCTCGACCTATCCGGGGCGGGACGATCAACTGGCCCACGCGGTCGGGCTCGACGCGCTGGCCAGTGTCGAAGACATGCTGATGCGTCTGGCGGGCGAGGGCTATAGCGTCACGCCGCAGATCGGCTTTGGCTTTAGCCTCACCGAGCAGCGCATCTCTTGGCCGCTGGCTGATTACCATGCCGCTCTGGCCAGCCTGCCGCAAGTGCTGCGCGATGACCTTGCGCAGGCATGGGGGCAGGCTGAGGATGACCCGCTGGCTCAGGACGGCGCGTTCCACTTTGCCGCGCAAGTCTGCGGCAACGCGCTGGTCGCGCTGCAACCCGAACGCGGCGATCTGGCGGATCGCGAAGACAGCTATCACGACCTCGCCCGCACGCCGCGCCATTCCTATGTGGCGTTTTACCTATGGCTGCGCGCGCAGGGGCATCACGCGCTGGTGCACATCGGCGCGCATGGCACGCTGGAATGGCTGCCGGGCAAGGCCGTGGCCCTGTCGGACCACTGCTGGCCCGAGGCGCTGACCGGCGATCTGCCGGTGATCTATCCGTTCATCGTCAACGATCCCGGCGAAGCGGCACAGGCCAAGCGGCGCATCGGCGCGGTGACCTTAGGCCATCTGCCACCCCCGTTGAAAGACAGCGAAACGCCCGAGGGGCTGTTGCGGCTGGAACGGCTGCTCGATGAATATTCCACCGCCGATGGGCTCGACCCCGCGCGCCGCGACCGGCTGGTCGATACGATCCGCGCTGAGGCGCAGGCGGCGGGGGTCGAAGATGACCTCGGCCTCGATGCCGCCAGTTCTGCTGCCGAGGCTCTGACCCGGATCGACCGTTTTGTCTGCGACATCAAGGAAAGCCAATACGGCGACGGCCTGCATGTCTTTGGCGCGGGGGAGGGCGAATGGGATGGGCTGCTGACCGCGCTTTCGGGGCGGCGTGTCACCGCTGGCCCCTCCGGTTCGCCCTATCGCGGGCGGTCGGATGTGCTGCCCACGGGGCGCAACCTCTATGCCGTCGATCCGCGCGGCGTGCCCAGCCGGGCCGCCCATGCGCAGGGCGTGAAATTGGCCGAGGAACTGCTGCGTCGGCATCTGCAAGACAACGGCGATTGGCCGCGGGGGCTGGTGATTGATCTTTGGGGGTCGGCCACCATGCGCACGGCAGGCGAAGAGGTCGCCATGGCGATGCATCTCGCGGGTCTTGCGCCGAAATGGGACGACGGCAGTGAGCGGGTGTCGGGCTTTGAGGTACTGCCACTGACCCTGCTGGACCGTCCGCGCATTGATGTGACATTGCGCATCTCGGGCCTGTTTCGGGATGTGTTTCCGGGGCTGGGGCAGATATTTGAGGCAGGCGCCGCAGCACTGGCCGAGCGTGAAGACGCGCCGGATATGAACCCCTATCTCACCCGCACGCCGCGCGTTTTTGGCCCCAAGCCGGGCCTTTATGGGGTGAACATGGAAGTGGCGTTGCAAGACTATTCCGACGCAGGCCGCGCGGCAGCGGGGGAGGCGTGGCTGAGCGGCTCCGAATGGGCGATCAACGCCCAAGGCGAGGCGCATCAGGACCGCGCCGCGCTGGAGGCGCAGTTGCAGCGCGCCGATGGCTTTGCTCATGTGCAGGACTTGGCCGAAAGCGATATCCTGCTCGCCTCGGACTATGCCAGCCACGAAGGCGGCTTTGCCGCCGCGATGGCGCATCTCGGCGCGCAGAAACCGGCGATGTACCATCTGGACCATACCCGCGCTGGCAGCCCCCGCGCGCGGTCCATGCCCGAGGAGATCGCCCGTGTTGTGCGCGCCCGCGCCGCCAATCCCGGCTGGGCCAGCGGCATGATGCGCCACGGTTTTCGCGGCGCTGCAGAGGTGGCGGCGACGCTCGACAACCTTGCTGCCTTTGCGCATCTGACGCGCGAGGTGCCTGCGCATCTCTTCGATCTCTATTTCGACGCCACGCTGAACCGCGACGATCTGGTGGCCTTTATGGAGGCCGAGAACCCTGCCGCGCTGCAGGCCATGCGAGACCGTTTCGCCGCATTGCGCGAGGCGGGGCTCTGGGTGACGCGCCGCAACTCGATTTCAGCCGCGTTGGACGGGGTGGAGTGA
- the cobG gene encoding precorrin-3B synthase: MSVTPVIKGWCPGALRPMLSGDGLVVRLRVPQGRLTVAQARGVADLARRYGNGVIDLSNRANLQLRGVDPERHEGLIDALRALALIDVDEGAERRRNLMVTPFWQAGGDTEHLTQQLTAAAESHALPEVSNKFGYAVDAGPQPVLQADPADIRFERSAEGQLLLCAEGAALGKLISRDAAVTEAIALAAWVRAQGASRAARALEAGATLPSGFDHPRQSGLGTPALGHYPAGALVACAFGQMDAETLTALADLGPLRLTPWRMVLIEGATALPDLPGLITEAADPLLRVFACTGAPGCAQGRGETRELARHLAAVVPKGQRLHVSGCAKGCAAPHATDLTLTATAPDQYDLIRNGRADAAPDLRGLTPAAIASHLRKSADAP, encoded by the coding sequence GTGAGCGTAACACCCGTCATCAAGGGCTGGTGCCCCGGCGCGTTGCGCCCAATGCTGTCCGGCGACGGGCTGGTGGTCCGCCTCCGGGTGCCGCAGGGGCGGTTGACAGTAGCGCAAGCACGTGGCGTCGCAGATCTGGCGCGGCGTTATGGGAACGGGGTGATCGACCTGTCGAACCGGGCCAATCTGCAACTGCGCGGTGTTGATCCAGAGCGACATGAGGGTCTGATCGACGCGCTTCGTGCGCTGGCATTGATCGATGTAGATGAGGGGGCTGAACGGCGGCGTAACCTCATGGTGACGCCCTTTTGGCAGGCGGGTGGTGATACGGAACATTTGACCCAGCAGTTGACCGCCGCCGCTGAGAGCCACGCGCTGCCCGAAGTCTCCAACAAGTTCGGCTATGCGGTCGATGCCGGGCCACAGCCGGTCTTGCAGGCAGACCCCGCAGACATTCGCTTTGAGCGATCGGCGGAGGGGCAGCTTTTGCTCTGCGCTGAGGGGGCGGCATTGGGCAAACTGATTTCCCGCGATGCCGCCGTGACCGAGGCCATTGCATTAGCTGCATGGGTTCGCGCTCAGGGTGCCAGCCGCGCCGCACGTGCTTTGGAGGCGGGGGCGACCCTCCCTTCTGGTTTCGACCATCCCCGACAGAGCGGCCTAGGCACACCGGCGCTTGGCCACTACCCAGCGGGCGCGCTGGTTGCCTGCGCTTTTGGTCAGATGGATGCGGAAACGCTCACCGCCCTTGCCGACCTTGGCCCGCTGCGCTTGACCCCATGGCGGATGGTGCTGATCGAAGGCGCCACGGCCCTACCTGACCTGCCAGGCCTCATCACCGAGGCCGCCGATCCACTTCTGCGCGTCTTCGCCTGTACCGGCGCGCCCGGTTGCGCACAGGGCCGGGGCGAGACGCGCGAGCTGGCGCGGCACCTTGCTGCCGTGGTGCCAAAGGGGCAACGCCTGCATGTCTCCGGCTGCGCCAAAGGCTGCGCCGCGCCGCACGCCACGGACCTCACCCTGACCGCCACTGCGCCGGACCAATATGACCTCATCCGCAATGGCCGCGCCGATGCGGCCCCTGATCTGCGCGGGCTAACCCCCGCCGCCATCGCCTCTCACCTTAGAAAGTCCGCCGATGCCCCATAG
- a CDS encoding cobalt-precorrin-6A reductase → MMRVLLLGGTTEASALARALAKAGIDAVFSYAGRTDSPVAQPLPTRVGGFGGVAGLVAYLEAEAITHVVDATHPFAAGMSNNAFVACARQDLPLVRFERPAWEPQEGDNWTFVPDITDLPAALPDSPARVFLAIGKQQLALFVAKPQHRYLLRLVDPPRDPLPLPRATVVLARGPFDVAGDTALMRTHAITHVVAKNAGGSGARAKLDAARALGLPVLLADRPVLPGEVAANDVTEVMHWLHHTALRGV, encoded by the coding sequence ATCATGCGCGTCCTTCTTTTGGGTGGCACCACCGAAGCCAGCGCCTTGGCCCGCGCCTTGGCCAAAGCCGGGATCGACGCGGTGTTTTCCTATGCCGGACGCACCGACAGCCCGGTGGCCCAGCCCCTGCCCACCCGTGTCGGCGGTTTTGGAGGCGTTGCGGGGCTGGTGGCCTATCTCGAAGCCGAGGCGATCACCCATGTCGTCGACGCCACCCATCCCTTTGCCGCGGGGATGAGCAACAATGCCTTCGTCGCCTGCGCTCGACAGGACCTGCCGCTGGTACGGTTCGAGCGTCCCGCGTGGGAGCCGCAGGAGGGGGACAACTGGACCTTCGTGCCTGACATCACCGATCTGCCCGCCGCCCTGCCCGACAGCCCGGCGCGGGTGTTTCTGGCCATCGGCAAGCAGCAACTGGCGCTCTTCGTCGCGAAACCGCAACATCGCTACCTCCTGCGCCTCGTCGATCCGCCACGCGATCCGCTGCCGCTGCCACGGGCGACGGTCGTGCTGGCGCGGGGTCCGTTCGACGTGGCGGGCGATACCGCGCTGATGCGCACCCATGCGATCACTCATGTGGTCGCCAAAAACGCCGGAGGCTCCGGCGCGCGGGCCAAGCTGGATGCAGCCCGCGCGCTCGGCCTGCCGGTGCTTTTGGCCGACCGGCCCGTTCTGCCGGGCGAGGTGGCCGCCAATGATGTGACCGAAGTGATGCATTGGCTACATCATACCGCGCTGCGCGGCGTATAG
- a CDS encoding precorrin-8X methylmutase, with protein sequence MPHSYITDGAEIYRQSFATIRAEAALARFTPEEEIVAVRMIHAAGMVGLEEHIRFSEGMAVAARAALEDGAPILCDAYMVSEGITRKRLPRENEVICTLRDPSVPDLAAKMSNTRSAAALELWRPHLQGAVVAIGNAPTALFHLLNMLEDPECPRPAAIIGCPVGFIGAAESKEALMQDLPVPSMIVQGRLGGSAITVAAVNALASRVE encoded by the coding sequence ATGCCCCATAGCTATATCACCGACGGTGCCGAGATTTACCGCCAGTCCTTTGCCACCATCCGCGCCGAGGCGGCGCTGGCGCGTTTCACCCCGGAAGAAGAGATCGTCGCCGTGCGCATGATCCACGCCGCGGGCATGGTCGGGCTGGAGGAGCACATCCGCTTTTCCGAAGGCATGGCCGTGGCCGCGCGGGCGGCGTTGGAGGACGGTGCGCCGATTCTCTGCGATGCCTATATGGTCAGCGAAGGCATCACCCGCAAACGCCTGCCACGCGAGAATGAGGTGATCTGCACCCTGCGCGACCCGTCGGTGCCGGATTTGGCTGCGAAGATGAGCAACACCCGCTCCGCCGCTGCGCTGGAACTGTGGCGGCCGCATCTGCAAGGCGCGGTGGTGGCCATCGGCAACGCGCCCACGGCGCTGTTTCATCTGCTCAACATGCTCGAAGACCCCGAGTGCCCGCGCCCTGCGGCGATCATCGGCTGCCCGGTGGGCTTTATCGGTGCGGCGGAATCGAAAGAGGCGTTGATGCAAGATTTGCCAGTGCCCTCGATGATCGTGCAGGGGCGTTTGGGCGGCTCGGCGATCACCGTGGCGGCGGTGAACGCGCTGGCAAGCAGGGTTGAATGA
- a CDS encoding CbtA family protein, translated as MFSRFLTSALFAGASAGLLTGLLQLYFVQPVLLHAELYETGALVHLGADPVSAHPDLPGFDAVRDGLSLIFTMLTYTAYALILLAAMSLGEERGAVIDGRWGILWGVAGFVAFHLAPGFSLAPEVPGVAAADITARQIWWFATAAAALVALWLLAFGTGWGAWIGAAVLLMAPHIVGAPEPESFSGPVPTEIGALFAARALGIGLAAWVLLGSFAGFFWQREGARSA; from the coding sequence ATGTTTTCACGTTTTCTGACTTCCGCCCTATTTGCAGGGGCCTCTGCCGGTTTGCTGACCGGCCTGCTACAACTCTATTTCGTGCAGCCCGTTCTGCTTCATGCCGAGCTTTATGAGACCGGCGCGCTGGTGCATTTGGGGGCCGACCCCGTCAGCGCGCACCCCGATCTGCCCGGTTTCGACGCCGTACGCGATGGGCTGAGCCTGATCTTCACCATGTTGACCTATACCGCCTATGCGCTGATCCTTTTGGCCGCGATGAGCCTTGGCGAAGAGCGCGGCGCGGTGATTGATGGCCGCTGGGGCATCCTTTGGGGCGTGGCGGGTTTCGTCGCTTTCCACCTCGCGCCGGGGTTCAGCCTTGCGCCGGAGGTGCCCGGTGTGGCCGCAGCGGACATCACCGCACGGCAAATCTGGTGGTTTGCCACAGCCGCCGCGGCGCTGGTTGCGCTTTGGCTGCTGGCCTTCGGCACTGGCTGGGGCGCGTGGATCGGCGCGGCGGTGCTGCTGATGGCCCCGCATATCGTCGGCGCACCCGAGCCCGAAAGCTTTAGCGGCCCGGTGCCCACCGAGATCGGCGCGCTGTTTGCTGCCCGCGCGCTTGGCATCGGCCTTGCCGCATGGGTGCTCCTGGGCAGTTTCGCCGGGTTCTTTTGGCAACGTGAAGGCGCACGCAGCGCCTGA
- the cobW gene encoding cobalamin biosynthesis protein CobW, with protein MSDLAKIPVTVITGFLGSGKTTLIRHLMTNAGGRRLAVLVNEFGTVGVDGDILKSCAIEDCPAENIVELANGCICCTVADDFIPTIEALMALPTRPDHILIETSGLALPKPLLKAFDWPAIRSKITVDGVIALADAEAVAAGTFAADVAAVDAQRLADDSLDHETPLSEVFEDQISCADIILMSKADLAGPEGLAKARKVIEAESPREIPILEMTEGVIDPKVVLGLNAAAEDDLAARPSHHDGHDDHEHDDFETVVIPMPEVSDVNALVASIERLAREQNILRVKGYVAVEGKPMRLLVQAVGARVRQQFDRPWGSDPRAGHLVVIAEHDDINLAAIRDVLGA; from the coding sequence ATGAGCGATCTCGCCAAAATCCCCGTTACCGTCATCACCGGCTTTCTTGGGTCAGGTAAAACCACGCTGATCCGCCACCTGATGACCAATGCAGGCGGGCGTCGCCTTGCCGTTCTGGTCAATGAGTTCGGCACCGTGGGTGTGGATGGCGACATCCTGAAATCCTGCGCCATCGAGGATTGTCCGGCCGAGAACATCGTCGAGCTGGCCAATGGCTGCATCTGTTGCACCGTGGCGGATGACTTTATCCCGACCATCGAGGCGCTGATGGCCCTGCCGACGCGCCCCGATCACATCCTGATTGAAACCTCTGGGTTGGCCCTGCCGAAGCCGCTGCTCAAAGCCTTCGACTGGCCCGCGATCCGCTCCAAGATCACCGTCGATGGCGTGATCGCGCTGGCCGATGCCGAGGCCGTGGCGGCGGGTACTTTTGCCGCCGATGTCGCTGCCGTTGATGCGCAACGTCTGGCTGATGACAGTCTCGACCACGAAACTCCGCTGTCCGAAGTCTTTGAAGATCAAATCTCCTGCGCCGATATCATCCTGATGTCCAAGGCCGACCTGGCCGGCCCAGAAGGCCTCGCCAAGGCCCGCAAGGTGATCGAAGCGGAGAGCCCGCGCGAAATTCCGATCCTGGAGATGACCGAGGGCGTGATCGACCCCAAGGTCGTGCTGGGCCTCAACGCCGCTGCCGAAGACGACCTCGCCGCGCGCCCCTCGCACCATGATGGCCACGACGATCACGAGCATGACGATTTTGAAACCGTGGTGATCCCGATGCCGGAAGTGTCGGATGTAAACGCGCTGGTCGCCTCAATCGAACGTCTCGCGCGTGAGCAGAACATCCTGCGCGTCAAAGGTTATGTCGCGGTCGAAGGCAAACCGATGCGCCTGTTGGTGCAGGCCGTGGGTGCACGGGTGCGTCAGCAGTTCGACCGCCCTTGGGGCAGCGATCCGCGCGCCGGGCATTTGGTGGTTATCGCCGAACATGACGACATCAACCTCGCCGCAATCCGCGACGTATTGGGAGCCTAA